CCCCCCTCTTCGCGTCCCAAGAGAGCCTCGAGCCCACGTCCCAGGCGTCGTTTATTCACGGTCGATGACCTCCATGACAAGTTCCGTGTAGGCTCTGGCGCCCCGGGCCCTCGGCGCGTAGTCGAGGACGCTCCGTCCGTGGCTGGGCGCCTCGCTGATGTGCACGTCGCGCGGGATCAATGAATCGAAGACCGTCTCGTCGAAGTACTGGCGGACCTCGTTGACCACCTCGTTCGCCAGGTCGAGCGCCGGGTCGTACATGGTCAGCACGATCCCGCCGATCTCCAGGCGGTGGTTGTCCTTGGCCTTGGTCTGACGGGCCAGCTCGATGATCTGCGAGAGCCCTTCCATCGCGAAGTATTCGCACTGGATCGGGATGTAGATCTCGGCAGACGCTCCCAGCGAGGCCCGCGTCAACTGCCCGAGCGACGGCGGGCAGTCGATCAGGACGTAAGTGTACCGGCTCAACTCCCCGTTCAACTGCTGGCGGAGCGTCGACGCCCGCTGTCGGTTGGAGGCCGAGAGCGCGTCGGCGTCGGCGAGGCTCTGCGAGCCCGGCAGCACGAACAGGTTCGCCTGCGACGTCTCGACGACCGACTCGGCCAGCGGCTTGCCCGCCAGCAGCGGATGCCGCTGCGCCGGCTCGACCCCGAGCCCGCTGGTCGCGTTGCACTGGGGGTCGACGTCGATCACGAGGGCCGTCCGCCCCGACTTCGCCAGCCCGGCGGCGATGTTGATCGCGGTCGTCGTCTTCCCCACGCCCCCCTTTTGATTGGCCACGCTGATGATCTTGGCCATCGAAATCGCATCCTCCCCGGAAGCCTTCGGCGTTCCTCCTTTGCGGATTCATCGGCTGATGCGGGCGGAAACTCGACCCGTCTCGGCGGGCCGGAGGTCTTCCCATGGACGGCATGGAAGCGGGGCAAGCGAGGCAAGATCGACCGGCGGGCCGATCCGCAAAGTCCGTGCAGACCCCGGCATGCGACCAGCTTGCCAGACCGGCCGCGTCAGCGGCCGTGCATCAACCGCGCGGCGTCGGCTTCGAGCCGGTCACTGTAGACGACGGGGTAATGCGATTCGGACCCGGGCGCCTTCAGCTCGTCGGGGAGGGCCGCGAGCTGGGCCTGGCATCGGGCGCGGATCTCGGCGATCGACGGCGGCCGGCCGACGAGGCACCCGGCCCGGAGGACGGGCGTCAGGAGCGGCTCGAGGCCGTCGGGCGCAGGCTCGTCGGCCCGTGCGACCAGATCGCCGGCGAAAATCCCCGAAGGGTCGCGGCGGCGGTAGACCTGCTTCGCCATCGGGTACGTCTTCTTGCCGGGGGCGAGCTTGACCCGTCCCGCGCCCTCCATCTCGACGAGCTTGTAGACCATGGAGATCGCCGGGGCGTCGCGCGAGGTGACCAGCTCCGTGCCGATCCCGTAGCCGTCGATCGGCGCGGCCGAGGCGGCCAGTTCCTCCAGGGCGTTCTCATCGAGGTCCCCCGAGGCCACGATCTTGACGTCCGCCCTGCCCTGCTCGTCGAGGATCGCGCGGGCCTTTGGCGCGAGGTCGGCGAGGTCGCCGCTGTCGATGCGGACGGCCGATCCCGGCGGGGCGTTCGCCGCGGCCTTGCGAACGCCTTCGAGCGTGTCGTACGTGTCGACGAGGAGCGTCGTCGAGGTGGGGAAGACGCGGGCGTAGGCCTCGAACGCCTCGGCCTCGGTCGCGAACGACTGGACCCAGGAATGGGCCATCGTGCCGACGCAGGGGATCCCCAGCCGCCGCGCGGCCTCGACGTGGCTGGTGGCGTCGAAGCCCGCCAGGTACGCCGCTCGCGCCGCCAGCAGGCCGGCCTGGGGCCCGTGGGCGCGGCGGGCGCCGAACTCGAACAGCGACTTGCCCCGCGCCGCGATCACCA
The DNA window shown above is from Paludisphaera mucosa and carries:
- a CDS encoding ParA family protein; translation: MAKIISVANQKGGVGKTTTAINIAAGLAKSGRTALVIDVDPQCNATSGLGVEPAQRHPLLAGKPLAESVVETSQANLFVLPGSQSLADADALSASNRQRASTLRQQLNGELSRYTYVLIDCPPSLGQLTRASLGASAEIYIPIQCEYFAMEGLSQIIELARQTKAKDNHRLEIGGIVLTMYDPALDLANEVVNEVRQYFDETVFDSLIPRDVHISEAPSHGRSVLDYAPRARGARAYTELVMEVIDRE
- a CDS encoding nicotinate phosphoribosyltransferase encodes the protein MTPEPFVSLWPDPEALGPVTDLYELTMLAGYLAEGMGGKSATFEIFVRRLPPNRSFLVFAGLEQAIGDLSRLAFSNEQVEALRRWPAFKGLPATFFETLRRLRFEGDVFAIPEGTVVFPGETLVRVTAPLPQAQWVETFLLASLGYPTLVASKAARMVIAARGKSLFEFGARRAHGPQAGLLAARAAYLAGFDATSHVEAARRLGIPCVGTMAHSWVQSFATEAEAFEAYARVFPTSTTLLVDTYDTLEGVRKAAANAPPGSAVRIDSGDLADLAPKARAILDEQGRADVKIVASGDLDENALEELAASAAPIDGYGIGTELVTSRDAPAISMVYKLVEMEGAGRVKLAPGKKTYPMAKQVYRRRDPSGIFAGDLVARADEPAPDGLEPLLTPVLRAGCLVGRPPSIAEIRARCQAQLAALPDELKAPGSESHYPVVYSDRLEADAARLMHGR